Proteins encoded together in one Kitasatospora albolonga window:
- a CDS encoding glyoxalase, with translation MIAELQCVVLDCRNPGEMAAFYASLLGGEVDRPDRRWALDDDWSTVHSAGLVLAFQRVPDHRPPRWPGQEPSQQIHLDLAVTDLDGAHEQVLALGASLLDGGEGRRGWRVYADPAGHPFCLVRH, from the coding sequence ATGATCGCTGAGTTGCAGTGCGTGGTGCTCGACTGCCGGAACCCGGGGGAAATGGCCGCTTTCTACGCGTCGCTGCTCGGCGGGGAGGTCGACCGGCCCGACCGGCGGTGGGCCCTGGACGACGACTGGTCCACCGTGCACTCGGCCGGGCTCGTGCTGGCCTTCCAGCGGGTCCCGGACCACCGGCCGCCCCGGTGGCCGGGGCAGGAGCCGTCCCAGCAGATCCACCTGGACCTCGCCGTGACCGATCTGGACGGCGCCCACGAACAGGTGCTCGCGCTGGGGGCGTCCCTGCTCGACGGGGGTGAGGGGCGGCGCGGCTGGCGCGTCTACGCCGATCCCGCCGGGCACCCTTTCTGTCTC
- a CDS encoding RNA polymerase: MGKDHGTALIEAARSGDQGAKDRLVASYLPLLYNVVGRALNGHADVDDVVQETVLRMLRSLPELRDPERFRSWLVAIAMNEIRRHWREGQAGTVSADRLDDAYDLPDPRADFVEVTILRLGLTGQRRQVAEATRWLDEDDRALLSLWWLETAGQLSRAEVAAAMELSPQHTAVRVQRMKAQLEAARVVVGALAADPPCVLLEDMTAGWDGVPSALWRKRLARHARECTVCSGHGSGLVPAEGLLVGLALVPVAGAAAGMVAPDLLPTAAHLTVAPESGAGRAERRRGQVRRRRRNSAIAAVVAVAALGTGGAAVHLYTDGEERDATTLSAGAPTESATAPPTTAAPSPTPTPTAPSPSASASSASPSASASPSPTPSRTPKASPTKSTRPPAPSSAAPAPKPPPPPAPAPAPPASVGGQVLQIVNAERAKEGCGPVASNDLLATAAQRHSADMASRDYFSHTSLDGTSPGDRITAAGYRWSTYGENIAKGQRTAADVMQAWMDSPGHRANILNCSFKEMGIGKVDSGGGPVWTQKFGAR; this comes from the coding sequence ATGGGCAAGGATCACGGGACGGCCTTGATCGAGGCGGCGCGAAGCGGCGACCAGGGAGCCAAGGACCGGCTCGTCGCGTCGTATCTGCCGCTGCTGTACAACGTCGTCGGCCGGGCGTTGAACGGGCACGCGGACGTCGACGACGTGGTGCAGGAGACCGTGCTGCGCATGCTGCGCAGCCTGCCCGAGCTCCGTGATCCGGAGAGGTTCCGTTCCTGGCTGGTGGCGATAGCCATGAACGAGATACGCCGGCACTGGCGCGAGGGCCAGGCGGGGACGGTCTCCGCCGACCGGCTGGACGACGCCTACGACCTGCCCGACCCGCGCGCCGACTTCGTCGAGGTGACCATTCTGCGGCTCGGGCTGACCGGGCAGCGGCGTCAGGTGGCGGAGGCGACGCGGTGGCTGGACGAGGACGACCGCGCGTTGCTGTCGCTGTGGTGGCTGGAGACGGCGGGCCAGCTGTCGCGGGCCGAGGTCGCGGCGGCCATGGAGCTCTCCCCCCAGCACACGGCCGTACGCGTCCAGCGGATGAAGGCGCAGCTGGAGGCGGCCAGGGTCGTGGTGGGCGCGCTGGCGGCCGACCCGCCGTGCGTACTGCTGGAGGACATGACGGCGGGCTGGGACGGGGTCCCCTCCGCCCTGTGGCGCAAGCGGCTCGCCCGCCACGCCCGTGAGTGCACCGTCTGTTCGGGGCACGGCTCGGGGCTCGTGCCCGCGGAGGGGCTGCTGGTGGGTCTGGCGCTGGTCCCGGTGGCCGGGGCCGCCGCAGGCATGGTGGCCCCGGATCTCCTGCCGACGGCCGCGCACCTCACCGTGGCCCCCGAGTCCGGTGCGGGCCGCGCCGAGCGCAGGCGCGGCCAGGTACGGCGGCGGCGCCGCAACTCGGCCATCGCCGCCGTGGTGGCCGTCGCGGCGCTCGGTACCGGTGGCGCAGCCGTACACCTCTACACCGACGGCGAAGAGCGGGACGCGACGACCCTGAGCGCCGGGGCTCCGACGGAGAGCGCGACGGCCCCGCCCACGACGGCCGCCCCCTCCCCCACACCCACGCCGACGGCTCCTTCGCCGTCGGCCTCGGCCTCCTCCGCCTCCCCCTCGGCCAGCGCGTCCCCGTCGCCGACCCCTTCGCGTACGCCGAAGGCTTCCCCGACGAAGAGCACCCGGCCCCCCGCCCCGAGCTCGGCCGCCCCCGCCCCCAAGCCCCCGCCGCCGCCCGCACCGGCGCCCGCGCCCCCGGCGTCGGTGGGCGGCCAGGTCCTCCAGATCGTCAACGCCGAGCGGGCGAAGGAGGGCTGCGGTCCGGTGGCCTCCAACGACCTGCTGGCGACGGCGGCGCAGCGGCACTCCGCCGACATGGCGTCCCGGGACTACTTCTCGCACACCTCCCTGGACGGCACCAGCCCGGGCGACCGGATCACCGCGGCCGGATACCGGTGGAGCACCTACGGCGAGAACATCGCCAAGGGGCAGCGGACCGCGGCCGATGTGATGCAGGCGTGGATGGACAGTCCGGGGCACCGCGCGAACATCCTGAACTGCTCCTTCAAGGAGATGGGTATAGGGAAGGTGGACTCCGGGGGCGGCCCGGTGTGGACGCAGAAGTTCGGGGCGCGCTGA
- a CDS encoding kanamycin biosynthetic protein, producing MSALDKIKKMFKGHEDQAGKGIDKAGDMVDDRTKGKYSGQVDTAQDKLKQQFGTERDQDGPPRA from the coding sequence ATGTCCGCACTGGACAAGATCAAGAAGATGTTCAAGGGCCATGAGGACCAGGCCGGGAAGGGCATCGACAAGGCGGGTGACATGGTCGACGACCGGACCAAGGGCAAGTACAGCGGTCAGGTCGACACCGCCCAGGACAAGCTCAAGCAGCAGTTCGGCACGGAGCGCGACCAGGACGGGCCGCCCCGCGCCTGA
- a CDS encoding serine/threonine protein phosphatase: MNRRRTPRSVSAEDLLTTLQSLTARARREVEFHQARVELAQALQRDMLPATLPALPGLQSAARYTPARDGLDIGGDWYDGFALADGALGFAIGDVQGHDVEAAAFMGQVRIAMRAIAGTVSDPGEVMGRTNDLLLSVDSGLFATCTFLRLDPRTWELHSARAGHVASVWATVDGRSGVTEDPGGLPLGIQTGERYPVTRRTLHTEGAIVLLTDGVVEGPSLLIEDGLDRVRRLVAAHAGANADELADGVLGAAELTGHEDDAAVLVLRHAPARGR; encoded by the coding sequence ATGAACCGGCGTCGGACTCCCCGCTCAGTAAGCGCCGAGGACCTGCTCACCACGTTGCAGAGCCTCACTGCCCGCGCTCGGCGGGAGGTGGAATTCCACCAGGCCAGAGTGGAACTCGCGCAGGCCCTTCAGCGCGACATGCTTCCGGCGACCCTGCCCGCCCTCCCCGGTCTCCAGTCCGCCGCGCGGTACACGCCCGCCCGGGACGGCCTGGACATCGGCGGCGACTGGTACGACGGCTTCGCGCTCGCGGACGGTGCCCTCGGGTTCGCGATCGGTGACGTCCAGGGGCACGACGTGGAGGCGGCGGCCTTCATGGGGCAGGTGCGCATCGCCATGCGGGCGATCGCCGGTACGGTCTCCGACCCGGGCGAGGTGATGGGCCGGACCAACGACCTCCTGCTCTCGGTGGACTCCGGTCTCTTCGCGACCTGTACGTTCCTGCGGCTGGACCCGCGCACCTGGGAGCTGCACAGTGCGCGGGCCGGGCATGTGGCCAGCGTGTGGGCGACCGTGGACGGGCGGTCGGGCGTCACGGAGGACCCGGGGGGACTACCGCTGGGCATCCAGACGGGTGAGAGGTATCCGGTCACCCGGCGCACCCTGCACACCGAGGGCGCGATCGTGCTGCTCACCGACGGGGTGGTGGAGGGCCCGTCGCTGCTGATCGAGGACGGCCTGGACCGAGTGCGGCGGCTGGTGGCCGCGCATGCCGGGGCGAACGCGGACGAGCTGGCCGACGGTGTCCTGGGGGCGGCCGAGCTGACGGGGCACGAGGACGACGCGGCCGTGCTCGTACTGCGCCATGCTCCGGCCCGGGGGCGGTGA